One segment of Physeter macrocephalus isolate SW-GA chromosome 3, ASM283717v5, whole genome shotgun sequence DNA contains the following:
- the SDC3 gene encoding syndecan-3 isoform X2 produces the protein MSRLLASGAEPCARLCPPQAQRWRSENFERPVDLEGSGDDDSFPDDELDDLYSGSGSGSLSSPPHPPDFEQESGIETAMRFSPDVALAVSTTPVVLPTMDIQPVGTPFEELPSERPTPEPATSSSLVTEVPEEPSQRATTISTPTATTAATTTGTPAVATVPTTVATAAPSIPAAPLSTATTSIVRTTGIRRLLPLPLTTAATARATTPAVPSPPTTVAVLDTEAPTPRLVNTATSRPKALPRPAATQEPDIPEKSTLPLGTTAPGPTEVAQTPTPEFFLTTIRDETEVPVSGGPSGDFELPEEETTQPDAANEVVAVGGAAAKPSPPPGTLPKGARPGPGLLDNAIDSGSSAAQLPQKSILERKEVLVAVIVGGVVGALFAAFLVTLLIYRMKKKDEGSYTLEEPKQASVTYQKPDKQEEFYA, from the exons ATGTCCAGGCTGCTGGCCTCAGGTGCTGAGCCCTGTGCCCGACTCTGCCCTCCCCAGGCTCAGCGCTGGCGCAGTGAGAACTTCGAGAGGCCCGTGGACCTCGAGGGCTCTGGGGACGATGACTCCTTCCCCGATGATGAGCTAGATGACCTCTACTCCGGGTCGGGCTCGGGCT ctctctcctctccccctcacccTCCAGACTTCGAGCAGGAGTCGGGCATCGAGACAGCCATGCGGTTCAGCCCAGATGTGGCCCTGGCAGTGTCCACCACACCCGTGGTGCTGCCCACCATGGACATCCAGCCTGTGGGCACCCCGTTTGAAGAGCTCCCCTCTGAGCGCCCCACCCCAGAGCCAGCCACCAGCTCCTCATTGGTGACAGAGGTCCCAGAAGAGCCCAGCCAGAGAGCCACCACCATCTCCACTCCTACGGCAACCACTGCTGCCACAACCACAGGGACCCCAGCTGTGGCCACAGTGCCCACCACAGTGGCCACCGCCGCCCCCAGCATCCCTGCAGCACCCCTTTCCACGGCCACCACCTCCATCGTAAGGACCACCGGCATACGGAGGCTGCTGCCTCTTCCACTGACCACGGCAGCCACGGCCCGGGCCACCACCCCAGCGGTACCCTCACCTCCCACCACAGTGGCTGTCTTGGACACAGAGGCCCCAACACCCAGGCTGGTCAACACAGCTACCTCCAGACCGAAGGCCCTTCCCAGGCCAGCTGCCACCCAGGAGCCTGACATCCCTGAGAAGAGCACCCTGCCCCTGGGGACCACTGCCCCTGGACCCACGGAGGTGGCTCAG ACCCCAACTCCAGAGTTCTTCCTGACCACGATCCGGGATGAGACAGAGGTGCCAGTGAGTGGGGGACCCAGTGGGGACTTTGAGCTGCCCGAGGAAGAGACCACACAGCCAGACGCAGCCAATGAGGTGGTGGCTGTGGGTGGGGCCGCGGCCAAGCCGTCACCTCCACCTGGGACGCTGCCCAAGGGTGCCCGCCCAGGCCCCGGCCTCCTGGACAATGCCATCGACTCGGGCAGCTCGGCGGCTCAGCTGCCCCAGAAGAGCATCCTGGAGCGGAAGGAAGTGCTCGTAG CTGTGATCGTGGGCGGGGTGGTGGGCGCCCTCTTTGCCGCCTTCCTGGTCACACTGCTCATCTACCGCATGAAGAAGAAGGACGAGGGCAGCTACACGCTGGAGGAGCCCAAACAGGCGAGCGTCACATACCAGAAGCCCGACAAGCAAGAGGAGTTCTACGCCTAG